The Lachnospiraceae bacterium KM106-2 nucleotide sequence CAAAACAGAAATGAATGATTTAAAGGGAAATGCAGGTACATACGTAGCTCATACTGAAGCGATTGAAGGAACAAACTGGGTTATCGTAGCCTATATTCCTAAAAGCGACATTTTAAGTGATCTGAACTCATCACAGTGGAAGATTATTTTATTATCCATTTTTATCATCCTATTGATCGTAATTTCAGTAGAGCGATTAACACATTATATTGTAAAACCATTAAAATATCTAAGTGGTGTAATTGATGAAGTTGCCGCAGGTGATTTCACAAAAGAGATCCAGATTAAAGGAAATGATGAAATATCCAATATGGGACGTAAGGTAAAAGAACTGATCGAGATATTACGTAACGTGATGAAGAATATTAATGCTAGTTCTGAGATTATTTTAGAAAAGTCTGAAAATAGCAGTCAGGTGTCTAATAATCTTCATGAATCGGTAGAAGTACAGCAAGAGTCCATGGAAGAATTAAAGAACACCGTAAATGAGTTAACCAATGCCGTGAATGAGATTGCGGAGAATGCCACTTCCTTAGCAATCTTTGTCAGTGAGACGAAAGGCAGCGGAGAGACAGTAGCCGATCAGATGAAAGAGACCGTAGGTGCTTCTGAAAAAGGAAAAGCCGATATGAGTCATATTACCGATGCGATGAGCGGTATTAAAGTATCGGTGGGTGAGTTAGGCGATTCGGTTCAGTTAGTAGGGAATTCTGTTGATCAAATCGATGGTATTGTTAAGATGATCTTAGATATTTCAGAGCAGACCAATCTTCTTGCTTTAAATGCCTCGATTGAAGCGGCTAGAGCAGGAGAGGCTGGAAAAGGCTTCGCAGTTGTAGCAGGTGAAATTGGACAGTTAGCAGAAAGTACATCTGGTGCTGTGAAGAAGATCATGGATGTTACCGATCATATTCAAGAGGTAGTAAAGACTACTAGCGAAAAAGCTGACAAGAGTATGGGAGAGATCGATCAGAGTGGAGCCATGGTCGATGGAGCAGCTGTAACCTTTGGTAATATCTTTGAGACGATCAGTCATACAAATGAGGTATTACAAGGAATGATCCAACAAATTGAGCATATCAACGATGTAACTACATCGGTAGCGGCTATCACAGAAGAACAGGCAGCGGGAGCGGAAGAGATTCTTGCTACGGCAGAGACAATTAGCAGTAATGCAGGAAATGTTAGTGATAACAGCAACCAGGTAGCATCGGATGCACAGGAATTAAATGAGATTTCAAGAGAATTACAAAATCAGATGAAACAGTTTAAACTATAAAAAAAGGTCTTCTATGATGGAATAAAATCATAGAAGACTTTTTTATGATCTAACGATGTGTTAATGAATGCTTTCACATTTAAGATAAGTTATTTCTAGTTAATAGGAACAACGGAACCTTTGTATTTTTCATTGATAAATTTTTTCATATCATCAGAGTTTAAGATTTCGATAAGAGCTTTAACGCCTTCGTTATCTTCGTTACCTTTCTTTACTGCAACGATATTTGCATAAGTTTTAGCAGCAAGAGAGTCTTTGGATTCAGTTGCGATCGCATCTT carries:
- a CDS encoding methyl-accepting chemotaxis protein yields the protein MVTVTLLIVVTSSISRQLITNMTRKAMVSQTETCSAKIDSWKNEIIAELNVVKSSIDTKEFDINKVQSYLEQVTLKKNDSYENGVYIGDQENNYADASSWKPDSDYKVTERDWYKEGTSHDTVQFGNAYLDEMTKDYVVAATAKLDNGNQAVMSADVSLKHISSMVSKMEFLDSGKITLIDGGNQEILASGDKDVIGKKLKECKKDSLYENMAGILSSKTEMNDLKGNAGTYVAHTEAIEGTNWVIVAYIPKSDILSDLNSSQWKIILLSIFIILLIVISVERLTHYIVKPLKYLSGVIDEVAAGDFTKEIQIKGNDEISNMGRKVKELIEILRNVMKNINASSEIILEKSENSSQVSNNLHESVEVQQESMEELKNTVNELTNAVNEIAENATSLAIFVSETKGSGETVADQMKETVGASEKGKADMSHITDAMSGIKVSVGELGDSVQLVGNSVDQIDGIVKMILDISEQTNLLALNASIEAARAGEAGKGFAVVAGEIGQLAESTSGAVKKIMDVTDHIQEVVKTTSEKADKSMGEIDQSGAMVDGAAVTFGNIFETISHTNEVLQGMIQQIEHINDVTTSVAAITEEQAAGAEEILATAETISSNAGNVSDNSNQVASDAQELNEISRELQNQMKQFKL